From Micromonospora carbonacea:
AGCCGGCGCAGCGCGGGGAACCGCTGCCCGGCCAGCAGCGGGGTCAGATCGTCGACGGTCGTGTCGCCGCCGTAGTCCTCGACGCCGAGCCACAGCTCCAGGTCGGTCAGCGCGGGCAGCTCGGAGTCGAGCACCGCGCGGACGAAGTCGCCGCTCAGGCCGCCGCTCTCCACCTCCAGCCGGCGCAGCCGCTCGTGGCGCACCGGCGAGAACCGGAAGTCCTCGCCGCCGCGCACCCGCAGCACCTCCAGCCCCGGGTACGCGGTCAGCAGCCGGCTGACGTCGCCGACCTGCATCCAGGAGATCTCGCACTCCTCGCTGAGGATGTCGCCGAGGAACAGCGCCCGGAGGTTCGGCAGGCGCGGCGCGGCGGCGCAGAGCTGGTCGATCGGGGCGACGTTGAACGCCGCGTATCCCCAGGCGCCGACGACGAGGGCCTGCGCGGACTCGCCGGCGGCGTCGACGAACCGGTCGAACGCGTCCCGGAAGCCGGGGGATGGCCTCTGCTCGTTGCTGCTGTCCCAGTCGGGGTGGTCGATGCGCCAGGCGACGGGCCCGTCGACGGCGGGCAGCGGGCCGTCGGCGGGGACCTGGACGACCCGGAGGCCGGCGAAGGACTCGGCGTGCGACAGGACGCTCATCGCAGCCTCACTCCCCGACCGCGGTGAAGCGGTACTCGCGGCCGTTGTAGACGTCGGCCTGTTGCGGCTCGGACAGGTCGACCTCGACGCCGGGCAGGGCGGCGACGACCCGCGCGGCGGCCTCCTCGGACAGGAAGTGGTGGTGCAGGTCGAGGCGGCGCAGGTGGGTCAGCGGCCGACCGGCGAGCAGCGCCTCGCCCCCGGCGTCGGTGAGCACGCCCTTGGACAGGTCGAGCACCTCCAGCCGGTCGAGCACCGGGGCGGCGGCGACGGCCGCGGCGACCCGGTCGGCGTCCTCGGCGTTGCTGACCGCGAGGTGGCGCAGGGCCGGCAGCCGGGTGCCGGCGAGGATCTCGGCGAGGTCGTCGGTGGTGGTGTCGCCGCCGTAGTCGGACCGGCCGAGCCACAGCTCCAGGCGCTCCAGCGCGGGCAGGTCGCAGCCGCCGACCGCGCGGACGACCGCCCCGGGCAGCCCGCCGGTCTGGAAGGCCAGCTCCCGCAGACCGGTGTGGCGCACCGGGGTCAGGTGCAGCTCGGTGGCCCCACGCACCCAGAGCACCTCCAGCGACGGGCATGCCGTCAGCAGACCGGTGATGTCACCGTGCGTGAGCCAGGAGATCTCGCACTGCTCGCTGACGAGGTCGGCGAGGAAGACCGCCCGCAGCGCCGGCCAGTGCCGCGCGGACTCGACGAGCAGCTCCAGGGGCAGCGCCCGCTCGTAGGCCGAACCC
This genomic window contains:
- a CDS encoding STM4015 family protein; amino-acid sequence: MSVLSHAESFAGLRVVQVPADGPLPAVDGPVAWRIDHPDWDSSNEQRPSPGFRDAFDRFVDAAGESAQALVVGAWGYAAFNVAPIDQLCAAAPRLPNLRALFLGDILSEECEISWMQVGDVSRLLTAYPGLEVLRVRGGEDFRFSPVRHERLRRLEVESGGLSGDFVRAVLDSELPALTDLELWLGVEDYGGDTTVDDLTPLLAGQRFPALRRLGLCNAEHADEIAEALAAAPVVRRLELLDLSLGTLSDRGALALAGGQPLTHLTKLDLSHHYVSDEVVAAVRAALPGVTVDLSDPQEPDEDDDEEYRYTAVSE
- a CDS encoding STM4015 family protein; the protein is MFSSHLSSFAGLPVLPFTPGMKLPDDPSAVAWRLEVEDFEAEPEEFAALVTGLRDEVPADAVQALVIGEWGSAYERALPLELLVESARHWPALRAVFLADLVSEQCEISWLTHGDITGLLTACPSLEVLWVRGATELHLTPVRHTGLRELAFQTGGLPGAVVRAVGGCDLPALERLELWLGRSDYGGDTTTDDLAEILAGTRLPALRHLAVSNAEDADRVAAAVAAAPVLDRLEVLDLSKGVLTDAGGEALLAGRPLTHLRRLDLHHHFLSEEAAARVVAALPGVEVDLSEPQQADVYNGREYRFTAVGE